A section of the Cyanobacterium stanieri LEGE 03274 genome encodes:
- a CDS encoding tetratricopeptide repeat protein has translation MSSISLCMIVKDEAKSLPNCLNSVKDFVSEMVIVDTGSTDDTREVAQGFGAKVVDYEWNNNFADARNFGLGFVESDWVLVLDADEVFNGEVFPAIEKAVGKDDNLVVNLIRHEVGANSSPYSLLSRLFRRHPQINFSRPYHALIDDAVEGLREEEGHWQVVDLAQVAIAHYGYQPAIIEAQDKAQRGRVAMESYLKENPNDSYVCSKLGALYLQLGEKKKGLKLLTKGLKLHGSSPATTFELHYHLANALVRDSQIDSAIKHYDKAIALPLLPMIKLGAYHNYASLSYQQKEYLKAIELYQECLKIQPNFALVYYNLGLCYKALGRNFKAITAYQNAIKLNPNDAYAYQNLGLLLYRQAQYEDSQKALQQAVMLHRQQNPNFAIQLEQELRAIGFSFE, from the coding sequence GATGATACTAGGGAAGTGGCGCAGGGTTTTGGGGCGAAGGTGGTGGATTATGAGTGGAATAATAATTTTGCGGATGCTCGTAATTTTGGTTTGGGTTTTGTGGAGTCGGATTGGGTTTTGGTTTTGGATGCGGATGAGGTTTTTAATGGGGAGGTTTTTCCTGCCATAGAAAAGGCGGTGGGGAAGGATGATAATTTGGTGGTGAATTTGATTCGTCATGAGGTGGGGGCGAATTCTTCTCCTTATTCGTTGTTGTCTCGTTTGTTTCGTCGTCATCCTCAAATTAATTTTTCTCGTCCTTATCATGCTTTGATTGATGATGCGGTGGAGGGTTTACGGGAGGAAGAAGGCCATTGGCAGGTGGTGGATTTGGCTCAAGTGGCGATCGCCCATTATGGTTATCAACCTGCTATTATTGAGGCACAGGATAAGGCACAGAGGGGAAGGGTTGCCATGGAGTCTTATCTTAAGGAGAATCCCAATGATAGTTATGTATGCAGTAAGTTGGGGGCGCTTTATCTACAGTTAGGGGAGAAAAAAAAGGGTTTAAAGTTGTTAACTAAGGGCTTAAAGTTACATGGTAGTAGTCCTGCGACTACGTTTGAGTTACACTATCATCTAGCTAATGCTTTGGTAAGGGATAGTCAGATTGATTCGGCGATTAAACATTATGACAAGGCGATCGCCCTTCCCCTTTTACCTATGATAAAATTAGGGGCTTATCATAATTATGCTAGTTTATCTTACCAACAAAAGGAATATTTAAAGGCGATCGAGTTATACCAAGAATGTCTAAAAATTCAGCCTAATTTTGCTTTGGTTTACTATAATCTGGGTTTATGTTACAAGGCTTTGGGGCGTAATTTCAAAGCTATTACGGCCTATCAAAACGCCATTAAACTTAATCCTAACGATGCCTATGCCTATCAAAATCTGGGGTTATTGTTATATCGACAGGCTCAATACGAAGATAGTCAGAAAGCCTTACAACAGGCTGTTATGTTGCACCGTCAACAAAATCCTAACTTTGCCATACAATTAGAACAGGAGTTAAGGGCGATCGGTTTTTCTTTTGAATAG